The following proteins come from a genomic window of Mycolicibacterium rufum:
- a CDS encoding TetR/AcrR family transcriptional regulator produces MAGLRRKLLLEAAADLFARQGFHAVGIDDIGAAAGVSGPAVYRHFQNKDAILRELCDAAMTELLAGARRATNAGTPTEVLHALVDLHAAFGARRRGLLAVYAREHRSLSPLATRALRRRQHRYESFWVDALVRARGDLDRERAQGLVAAVLSLLNASAYMPASLDDATIEAMLAAAAVAALFSGAP; encoded by the coding sequence GTGGCCGGTTTGCGCCGCAAACTGCTCCTCGAGGCCGCCGCCGACCTGTTCGCGCGGCAAGGCTTTCACGCCGTGGGCATCGACGACATCGGTGCCGCAGCAGGGGTGAGCGGGCCGGCCGTCTACCGGCACTTTCAGAACAAGGACGCGATCCTGCGCGAGTTATGCGACGCCGCCATGACTGAGCTGCTGGCCGGCGCCCGGCGCGCCACCAACGCCGGCACACCGACGGAGGTCCTGCACGCCCTTGTCGACCTACACGCGGCCTTCGGCGCGCGACGACGCGGCCTGTTGGCCGTCTACGCCCGCGAGCACCGCTCGCTGTCGCCGCTGGCGACCCGTGCCCTTCGACGCCGACAGCACAGGTACGAGTCCTTCTGGGTCGACGCGCTCGTACGAGCACGGGGCGATCTGGACCGTGAGCGCGCACAGGGCCTGGTCGCCGCCGTGCTGTCATTGCTCAACGCGTCCGCGTACATGCCGGCGTCGCTGGACGACGCGACGATTGAGGCGATGCTGGCCGCCGCGGCCGTTGCGGCGCTGTTCAGCGGCGCGCCGTGA
- a CDS encoding acyl-CoA synthetase: MQLGIGQWVTRRAFLNGGRTALISNGAHITYADLDRRTNQVAAALIALGVRKGDRVAMLLVNSTEFIEVLLGCAKMGALAVPLNVRLAGPEIGYILADSGADVLVFHEPFAAQARTAVTESGVRVRHVVRAGGVPAPGELGYEDVVSGAALEPLNGDVDGSDPAFIMYTSGTTGRPKGAILTHDNLLWNAINVLGTDIGLRGEDVTVAVAPMFHIGGLGVHTLPLLYVGGTSVIMPSFEPRATLQAMADHHVTVQFMVPAMWTALTQVSDFDSFNLSALRFAMGGGSPVPLTVIDFMRERGVPFTEGFGMTETAPLVTVLDAENISKRAGSIGRVAMHVDARIVDDDDRDVATDTVGELIVRGPNVFTGYWMKAEASAEALRGGWFHTGDLGRMDAEGFITLVDRKKDMIISGGENVYPIEVEQVLFRHPAVLDAAVIGGKDSKWGERVVAIVVADPATQAPSAEEIVAWCRERLAHFKCPRDVHFVAELPRNATGKLLKTELRAQFTGIEGGVVLR, from the coding sequence ATGCAACTCGGCATCGGTCAGTGGGTGACCCGGCGCGCCTTCCTCAACGGCGGGCGCACCGCGTTGATCAGCAACGGCGCGCACATCACCTACGCCGACCTCGATCGGCGCACCAACCAGGTCGCCGCCGCACTCATCGCCCTCGGCGTGCGCAAGGGCGATCGGGTCGCGATGCTGCTGGTCAATTCGACCGAGTTCATCGAGGTGCTGCTGGGCTGCGCCAAAATGGGCGCACTTGCAGTTCCGCTCAACGTGCGCCTTGCCGGACCCGAGATCGGCTACATCCTGGCCGACTCAGGCGCCGATGTTCTGGTCTTCCACGAGCCGTTCGCCGCGCAGGCCAGGACCGCCGTCACCGAGTCCGGAGTCCGCGTGCGCCATGTCGTGCGCGCCGGTGGGGTGCCGGCGCCGGGCGAGCTCGGCTACGAAGACGTCGTCTCGGGCGCCGCGCTCGAACCGCTCAACGGTGACGTCGACGGCAGCGACCCCGCGTTCATCATGTACACGTCGGGGACGACGGGCCGACCCAAGGGCGCGATCCTCACCCACGACAACCTGCTATGGAACGCGATCAACGTCCTCGGCACCGACATCGGCCTGCGGGGCGAGGACGTCACCGTCGCGGTGGCGCCGATGTTCCACATCGGCGGGCTGGGAGTACACACCCTGCCGCTGCTCTACGTCGGCGGCACCAGCGTCATCATGCCGTCCTTCGAGCCGCGAGCTACGCTGCAGGCGATGGCCGACCACCACGTCACGGTTCAGTTCATGGTGCCGGCCATGTGGACCGCTCTCACACAGGTGTCCGACTTCGACTCCTTCAACCTGTCTGCGCTGCGTTTCGCCATGGGCGGCGGGTCGCCCGTCCCTCTCACGGTCATCGACTTCATGCGCGAGCGAGGCGTGCCCTTCACCGAGGGCTTCGGCATGACCGAGACCGCTCCCCTGGTGACCGTCCTAGACGCCGAGAACATCAGCAAGCGGGCCGGGTCGATCGGCCGCGTCGCAATGCATGTCGACGCCCGCATCGTCGACGACGACGACCGCGACGTCGCGACCGACACCGTGGGCGAACTGATCGTGCGCGGCCCGAATGTGTTCACCGGCTACTGGATGAAGGCCGAGGCGAGCGCCGAGGCGTTACGCGGGGGCTGGTTCCACACGGGCGACCTCGGGCGCATGGACGCCGAGGGCTTCATCACCCTCGTCGACCGCAAGAAGGACATGATCATCTCCGGCGGCGAGAACGTCTACCCGATCGAGGTCGAGCAAGTTCTCTTCCGCCACCCGGCGGTACTCGACGCCGCCGTGATCGGCGGCAAGGACTCAAAGTGGGGCGAACGCGTCGTCGCGATCGTCGTCGCCGACCCGGCAACACAGGCACCGAGCGCCGAGGAGATCGTGGCGTGGTGCCGGGAGCGGCTGGCGCACTTCAAGTGTCCGCGTGACGTGCACTTCGTCGCCGAACTGCCGCGCAACGCCACCGGCAAGCTGCTCAAGACCGAGCTGCGCGCGCAGTTCACGGGCATCGAGGGCGGAGTCGTTTTGCGCTGA
- a CDS encoding acyl-CoA dehydrogenase family protein translates to MELHETEERQDLRKAVAEIAKDFGHEYYLEKSLAGAKSTELWQAVGKQGFLGVNLSEQYGGGGGGIYDMQIVGEELAAAGCPLLMTVVSPTICGTIIQAFGSEELKQQWLPGIASGETIMAFAITEPDAGSNSHNISTTAKRDGDDWVINGTKYYISGVDEAEAILVVTRTSTNDSGRGLLSLLVVPTDVRGLTKSLIPVQAVTPEKQFTLFFDDVRVPAANLIGAENEGLRQVFMGLNPERIMGAALGNGIGRYALDKAADYARNRHVWGAPIGSHQGVSHPLAHAKIQVELARLMTQRAAALHDAGDPGSGEASNMAKYAAAEAGILALDQAIQTHGGNGMATEYGLATLWGPARLMRTAPISREMILNFVAQHSLKLPASY, encoded by the coding sequence ATGGAATTGCACGAGACAGAGGAACGGCAGGACCTGCGCAAGGCGGTCGCCGAGATCGCCAAGGACTTCGGACACGAGTACTACCTGGAAAAATCGCTGGCCGGCGCGAAGAGCACCGAGCTGTGGCAGGCCGTGGGCAAACAGGGCTTCCTCGGGGTGAACCTTTCCGAGCAGTACGGCGGCGGCGGCGGCGGCATCTACGACATGCAGATCGTCGGTGAGGAGCTCGCCGCGGCGGGCTGCCCGCTGCTGATGACCGTCGTCTCGCCGACCATCTGCGGCACGATCATCCAGGCATTCGGCAGTGAGGAACTCAAGCAGCAGTGGCTGCCGGGCATCGCCAGCGGCGAGACGATCATGGCATTCGCGATCACCGAGCCGGACGCGGGCTCGAACTCGCACAACATCTCCACGACCGCGAAACGCGACGGCGACGACTGGGTCATCAACGGCACCAAGTACTACATTTCTGGTGTCGACGAAGCCGAAGCGATCCTGGTCGTCACCCGAACGTCTACCAACGACAGTGGTCGCGGACTACTCAGCTTGCTCGTCGTGCCCACCGATGTCCGCGGGCTCACCAAGTCACTCATCCCGGTGCAGGCGGTCACTCCAGAGAAGCAGTTCACTCTATTCTTCGATGACGTCCGCGTGCCGGCCGCCAACCTTATCGGCGCGGAGAACGAGGGCCTGCGCCAGGTCTTCATGGGCCTGAACCCGGAGCGAATCATGGGGGCGGCGCTCGGCAACGGCATCGGTCGCTACGCGCTGGATAAAGCCGCCGATTACGCCCGCAACCGCCACGTGTGGGGAGCGCCGATCGGCTCGCACCAGGGCGTATCGCACCCGCTCGCCCACGCCAAGATCCAGGTTGAGCTGGCCCGGTTGATGACTCAGCGTGCCGCCGCCCTGCACGACGCCGGCGATCCGGGGTCGGGTGAGGCGTCGAACATGGCGAAATATGCCGCAGCCGAGGCGGGCATCCTGGCGCTCGACCAGGCGATTCAGACCCACGGCGGCAACGGCATGGCCACCGAGTACGGCCTCGCCACGTTGTGGGGTCCGGCCCGGCTCATGCGCACCGCGCCGATCAGCCGCGAAATGATCCTCAACTTCGTGGCGCAGCACAGCCTGAAACTGCCCGCGTCCTACTGA
- a CDS encoding biotin carboxylase N-terminal domain-containing protein, whose product MPEIRKVLVANRGEIARRVFRTCRDLGIATVAVYSDADADAWHVADADEAVHLPGSSATETYLDIHRIIAAASLTGADAVHPGYGFLSENAGFARACAAADLVFIGPPPEAIDAMGSKLQAKKMMSDAGVPVLPGGDTTGLSAEQLAKLAADVGYPLLVKASAGGGGRGMRVVASPDELDEAVASASREAAAAFADGTVFLERYVQRPRHVEIQVMADTHGNVVSLFERECSVQRRHQKVIEEAPSPVVDDALRARMSDAAIAAARAVGYVGAGTVEFVYDAAQDGKADSFAFLEMNTRLQVEHPVTELITGLDLVRAQLLVAMGRPLPEEMHNPRIRGHAVEARLCAEDPADDYRPCTGTLRTLDVPALAGVRVDSGFRAGSVISHYYDSLLAKVIAWAPTRDEALASLSAALAGARIHGVTTNRNLLVRVLRHDEFAGRGTDTGFLDRHDVAQLGAALPDTQSERLHAVAATVAGVAARRAVATLQATLPAGWRNNPSQPQTTTWQTQGGREVRVGYTLGSTGTCLQVDDEPLADVEVVEGSSERVVLRVDGVRHTYDVVLDGDVAHLDSVAGYSALRLAPRFVDPSTLNPPGSLTAPMPGSVVRLPVAEGETVSAGQTLVVLEAMKMEHTVASPIDGVLSALPVQVGHQVSSGDVLAVVEAVDGGEVASDATEL is encoded by the coding sequence ATGCCCGAGATCCGCAAGGTCCTGGTCGCCAACCGTGGCGAGATCGCGCGGCGGGTGTTCCGCACTTGCCGCGACCTCGGGATCGCCACCGTAGCGGTCTATTCCGACGCCGACGCGGACGCGTGGCACGTCGCCGACGCCGACGAGGCCGTGCACCTTCCCGGCTCGTCTGCAACCGAGACCTACCTCGATATCCACCGGATCATCGCCGCTGCCTCGCTCACCGGCGCGGACGCAGTACACCCCGGCTACGGCTTCCTTTCGGAGAACGCCGGGTTCGCGCGTGCCTGTGCCGCCGCCGACCTCGTCTTCATCGGTCCGCCGCCCGAGGCGATCGACGCGATGGGCTCGAAGCTGCAGGCCAAGAAGATGATGTCCGACGCGGGGGTGCCTGTGCTTCCCGGTGGCGACACGACGGGGCTGTCGGCCGAGCAGCTGGCGAAGCTGGCCGCCGACGTCGGCTACCCGCTGCTGGTCAAGGCCAGCGCCGGCGGGGGTGGCCGAGGCATGCGCGTTGTCGCGTCGCCGGACGAGCTCGACGAAGCGGTCGCCTCCGCTTCGCGTGAGGCCGCCGCCGCGTTCGCCGACGGCACCGTCTTCCTCGAGCGTTACGTCCAGCGCCCGCGCCATGTCGAGATCCAGGTCATGGCCGACACGCACGGAAACGTCGTGTCTCTGTTCGAGCGCGAGTGCTCCGTGCAACGTCGACACCAGAAGGTGATCGAGGAGGCGCCGTCACCGGTCGTCGACGACGCGTTGCGCGCTCGGATGAGCGACGCCGCCATCGCCGCCGCGCGCGCCGTCGGCTACGTAGGCGCCGGGACGGTCGAGTTCGTCTACGACGCCGCTCAGGATGGCAAAGCCGACTCCTTCGCCTTCCTCGAGATGAACACCCGGCTGCAGGTCGAGCACCCGGTTACCGAGCTGATCACCGGCCTCGACCTGGTGCGTGCCCAGCTGCTCGTAGCCATGGGCCGCCCGCTGCCTGAGGAGATGCACAACCCGCGAATTCGCGGTCACGCGGTCGAGGCCCGTCTGTGCGCCGAGGATCCGGCCGATGACTACCGGCCCTGTACCGGCACCCTGCGCACCTTGGATGTCCCGGCGCTTGCCGGCGTGCGGGTTGACTCGGGTTTTCGTGCCGGTTCGGTCATCAGTCATTACTACGATTCGCTGCTGGCCAAGGTCATCGCGTGGGCACCAACGCGCGACGAGGCACTTGCCAGCCTCTCGGCGGCGCTGGCCGGCGCCCGTATTCACGGCGTGACCACTAATCGCAACCTGCTTGTTCGCGTCCTGCGCCATGACGAGTTCGCCGGGCGGGGCACCGACACTGGGTTCCTTGACCGACACGACGTCGCCCAACTCGGCGCTGCCCTCCCAGACACGCAGTCCGAGCGCCTGCACGCTGTCGCGGCGACCGTGGCCGGGGTGGCCGCGCGGCGTGCCGTCGCAACTCTGCAGGCCACGTTGCCCGCCGGCTGGCGCAACAACCCTTCGCAGCCGCAGACCACAACCTGGCAAACCCAGGGTGGGCGCGAAGTGCGCGTCGGGTACACGTTAGGTTCGACAGGGACCTGCCTGCAGGTCGACGACGAGCCGTTGGCCGACGTCGAGGTTGTCGAGGGCAGTAGCGAGCGGGTGGTGCTGCGCGTCGACGGGGTGCGCCACACTTATGATGTCGTCCTCGACGGCGATGTTGCCCACCTCGACTCGGTCGCCGGCTACTCCGCCCTGCGGCTGGCGCCACGCTTCGTCGACCCGAGCACTCTGAACCCGCCCGGGTCGCTCACCGCGCCGATGCCGGGTTCGGTGGTCCGACTGCCAGTCGCCGAGGGCGAGACGGTCTCGGCGGGCCAAACCCTTGTCGTCCTGGAGGCGATGAAGATGGAGCACACCGTCGCGAGCCCGATTGACGGGGTGCTGAGCGCCCTGCCGGTCCAGGTCGGCCATCAGGTCTCGAGCGGTGACGTCCTCGCCGTGGTCGAGGCGGTGGACGGCGGTGAAGTGGCGTCGGACGCCACCGAGCTCTAA
- a CDS encoding acyl-CoA carboxylase subunit beta, translating to MVQVLPDRVDDTAPGYLKNREGLSAQLDTIAEQLALVNGGGGAKYVARHRKRGKLLVRERIELMLDPHTAFLELCPFAAWGSKFPVGGSVVVGIGVVEGIESMIIAHDPTVRGGASNPYTFRKVFRGMAIARENRLPIINIVESGGADLPTQAEIFVPGGQLFHDLTQHSAAGLPTLALVFGNSTAGGAYVPGMCDYVVMVRNRSKVFLGGPPLVKMATGEVSDDESLGGADMHARTSGLADYMAEDEQDAIRIGRRIMARLNWRKSGPGPTTPPHPPVHDPDQLLGIASVDPKVPFDPRDVIARVVDGSTFDEFKPLYGTSLVTGWASIHGFPVGILANARGILFSEEAEKGSQFIQLANQIDTPLIFLQNTTGFMVGAEYEQGGIIKDGAKMINAVSNSTVPHVTITMGASYGAGNYGMCGRSYSPRFLFAWPNSKSAVMGPAQLAGVLSIVARESAADRGLPFDEEADAQMRAAVEEQIERESVALANSGRLYDDGIIDPRDTRTVLGFCLSVIHNGEVRGQRGYGVFRM from the coding sequence TTGGTACAGGTCCTGCCCGATCGGGTCGACGACACCGCGCCCGGCTATCTCAAGAACCGCGAAGGACTGAGCGCGCAACTCGACACCATCGCGGAGCAACTGGCGCTGGTCAACGGCGGCGGCGGCGCGAAATACGTTGCGCGCCACCGTAAGCGGGGCAAGCTGCTTGTCCGCGAGCGCATCGAGCTGATGCTCGACCCCCACACGGCGTTCCTCGAACTATGCCCCTTCGCCGCCTGGGGCAGTAAGTTCCCCGTCGGCGGTAGCGTGGTGGTAGGCATCGGCGTGGTCGAGGGCATCGAGTCGATGATCATCGCCCACGACCCCACCGTCCGCGGCGGCGCATCGAACCCTTATACCTTCCGCAAGGTGTTCCGCGGCATGGCCATCGCGCGGGAGAACCGACTGCCCATCATCAACATCGTCGAGTCTGGCGGCGCCGACCTGCCCACACAGGCAGAGATCTTCGTGCCCGGCGGACAGCTGTTCCACGACTTGACACAGCACAGCGCAGCGGGGCTGCCGACACTGGCCTTGGTCTTCGGCAACTCGACCGCGGGAGGTGCGTACGTCCCGGGCATGTGCGACTACGTCGTGATGGTGCGCAACCGTTCCAAGGTGTTCCTCGGCGGTCCGCCGCTGGTCAAGATGGCCACGGGCGAGGTCTCCGATGACGAGTCGCTCGGCGGCGCCGACATGCACGCCCGCACCTCGGGGCTGGCCGATTACATGGCCGAGGACGAGCAGGATGCGATCCGCATCGGCCGTCGCATCATGGCGCGGCTCAACTGGCGGAAGAGCGGCCCCGGACCCACCACGCCGCCGCACCCGCCGGTGCACGACCCCGATCAGCTGCTCGGCATCGCGTCGGTCGATCCGAAGGTGCCCTTCGACCCCCGCGACGTCATCGCCCGAGTGGTCGACGGCTCGACCTTCGACGAGTTCAAACCTCTCTACGGCACGTCACTCGTCACCGGCTGGGCCTCGATCCACGGCTTCCCGGTCGGCATCCTCGCCAACGCACGGGGCATCCTGTTCAGTGAGGAGGCCGAGAAGGGTTCGCAGTTCATCCAACTGGCGAATCAGATCGACACCCCCCTCATCTTCCTGCAGAACACCACCGGTTTCATGGTCGGTGCCGAGTACGAGCAGGGCGGCATCATCAAGGACGGCGCCAAGATGATCAACGCCGTGTCCAACAGCACAGTTCCGCACGTGACCATCACCATGGGTGCGTCCTACGGTGCCGGGAACTACGGCATGTGCGGACGGTCGTACTCGCCGCGTTTCCTATTCGCTTGGCCTAACTCGAAGTCGGCCGTGATGGGTCCGGCGCAACTGGCCGGAGTGCTGTCCATCGTGGCGCGCGAGTCCGCCGCCGACCGCGGGCTGCCCTTCGACGAGGAGGCCGACGCCCAGATGCGCGCCGCCGTCGAGGAACAGATCGAGCGCGAATCCGTCGCACTGGCCAACAGCGGCCGCCTGTACGACGACGGGATCATCGATCCCCGCGACACGCGGACCGTTCTCGGGTTCTGCCTGTCGGTGATCCACAACGGCGAAGTCCGTGGCCAGCGTGGCTACGGCGTGTTCCGGATGTGA
- a CDS encoding TetR/AcrR family transcriptional regulator: protein MSPARVYGGLSATQRDAQRRVMLIDAAVSIMGTHGATACTVTAVCAKSGVTSRYFYQQFRDRDALLRAVFAKISTTFQAVITSAIPDDTVAPQELAYAPIKALVQVIENDPRMARILFVESGAEPLLRQLRSDLMTDFAELVLREARLHLDIPSDVLQVADLAATYGVGGLFEILRRWIDGQLNLSTEMLIEHCAGFLGILGLYTLGQVPDQAVPRLAAAEE, encoded by the coding sequence ATGAGTCCAGCACGTGTCTATGGCGGGCTGTCCGCAACTCAACGCGATGCACAGCGTCGCGTGATGTTGATTGATGCCGCGGTCTCAATCATGGGCACCCACGGAGCTACCGCGTGCACCGTGACCGCCGTGTGTGCGAAGTCAGGAGTGACGAGCCGGTACTTCTACCAACAGTTTCGCGATCGAGACGCGCTCTTGCGTGCGGTATTTGCCAAGATCTCCACTACCTTCCAAGCGGTGATAACCAGCGCTATTCCGGACGACACGGTTGCTCCTCAAGAACTGGCTTACGCTCCGATCAAGGCACTGGTTCAGGTGATCGAGAACGATCCCCGCATGGCCCGCATACTGTTTGTCGAGTCGGGCGCAGAACCCCTCCTTCGGCAGCTGCGAAGCGATCTGATGACCGATTTTGCGGAGCTGGTGCTCAGAGAGGCCCGCTTGCACCTCGATATACCCAGCGATGTGCTCCAAGTCGCAGATCTCGCCGCTACCTACGGTGTCGGGGGCCTGTTCGAGATACTCCGTCGCTGGATAGATGGACAACTGAACCTCTCGACTGAAATGCTCATCGAGCACTGTGCGGGTTTTCTCGGCATTCTCGGCCTATATACCCTCGGGCAGGTGCCTGATCAGGCCGTTCCGCGGCTGGCCGCAGCTGAGGAATAG
- a CDS encoding metal-dependent hydrolase, with product MSDDQAPTPTRVLPKPRRVRFPMPTSTKRQHFVDGDLVMSHFISVLSATFPEGEDFFIRSVRNFQSSIDDPQLETAVKGFIGQEATHRHQHRLLNEQLQVMGYPTARIDRHVGRLIKRLERRFSPEMRLSMTSALEHYTATLAEIILTSEDAQKLIGQTEVRPILLWHAFEESEHKAVAFDVYRLVGATERTRVRGMRIASVILFGELILQTALSMAADRASYNPVTLVRSLYRFSRTPMFTADALRRFRSYNRPGFHPDNWDSAAVLEHWSKELFDQDGSQRVIASSG from the coding sequence ATGTCGGACGATCAAGCCCCGACCCCGACCCGGGTGCTGCCAAAACCCAGGCGCGTTCGGTTTCCGATGCCGACCTCGACGAAGCGGCAACATTTTGTCGATGGCGACCTGGTGATGAGCCATTTCATCTCGGTGCTTTCTGCGACGTTCCCGGAAGGCGAGGATTTCTTCATCCGCTCGGTCAGGAACTTCCAGAGTTCCATCGACGATCCCCAACTAGAGACAGCGGTCAAGGGTTTCATCGGACAAGAGGCCACACATCGACACCAGCATCGTCTCCTCAACGAGCAACTCCAGGTCATGGGTTATCCGACCGCGCGAATCGACCGTCATGTCGGACGCTTGATCAAGCGATTGGAACGGCGCTTTTCGCCGGAAATGCGGCTGTCCATGACCTCCGCGTTGGAGCACTACACCGCTACGCTGGCAGAAATCATTCTTACCAGCGAAGACGCCCAGAAGCTCATCGGCCAGACAGAGGTTCGACCGATTCTGCTGTGGCATGCCTTCGAGGAGTCGGAGCACAAAGCGGTTGCCTTTGATGTCTATCGGCTGGTGGGAGCAACCGAGCGCACCCGTGTACGGGGCATGCGGATCGCTTCAGTAATTCTGTTCGGCGAGCTCATTCTGCAGACTGCCTTGTCTATGGCCGCTGATAGAGCTTCATATAACCCGGTCACCCTGGTGCGCAGTCTGTACCGCTTTAGTCGCACCCCGATGTTCACCGCCGATGCGCTGCGGCGTTTCCGTTCCTACAATCGCCCGGGTTTCCATCCTGATAATTGGGACAGCGCCGCGGTCCTGGAGCATTGGAGCAAAGAACTGTTCGACCAAGACGGTTCACAGCGAGTTATCGCTTCGTCGGGATAG
- a CDS encoding TetR/AcrR family transcriptional regulator: MRSRNKRWGGRTGAERRAERRQQLIEAATEIWSESGWAAVTMRGVCARTGLNDRYFYEDFKTRDELLVAAWDGVRNDMLGEVAALFDERANRPPIETITSAIAIVVDRIARDPGRAHILLAQHVGSSPLQDRRAVALQEATQLVVEASRPHLRQDADEMALRMDTLIAVGGFVEVITAWHSGLLAVTEKEVVAHTSRLAETLAQRYIVSD; encoded by the coding sequence GTGCGGTCGAGAAATAAGCGCTGGGGTGGTCGGACCGGGGCGGAGCGTCGTGCAGAACGACGGCAGCAGTTGATCGAGGCCGCAACCGAGATCTGGAGTGAGAGCGGTTGGGCCGCGGTCACTATGCGCGGCGTATGCGCCCGCACAGGGCTGAACGATCGATACTTCTACGAGGACTTCAAGACGCGCGACGAACTTCTCGTCGCCGCGTGGGATGGCGTCCGCAATGACATGCTCGGCGAGGTCGCCGCACTCTTCGACGAGCGTGCGAATCGGCCGCCGATCGAAACCATCACCTCGGCGATCGCCATCGTGGTCGACCGGATCGCACGCGATCCCGGTCGGGCGCACATCCTCCTGGCTCAGCATGTTGGTAGTTCACCGCTGCAAGACCGCCGCGCCGTGGCGCTACAGGAAGCAACGCAGTTGGTCGTTGAGGCAAGCCGGCCACACCTCCGACAAGATGCCGACGAGATGGCCCTTCGCATGGACACTCTGATCGCTGTCGGGGGGTTCGTCGAAGTCATCACCGCCTGGCACTCGGGTTTGCTTGCGGTGACCGAGAAGGAAGTGGTCGCGCACACCAGCAGACTCGCTGAAACCCTGGCTCAACGTTATATCGTCAGCGACTGA
- a CDS encoding SDR family NAD(P)-dependent oxidoreductase produces the protein MRLLPFGGAPGRTHQADAVVTGAGSGIGRAFAVELARRRGRVVCADRDPITAKESAELVRQAGGEGFDIACDVTDLAQIRNLADASEDWFGKAASLVINNAGIGAGGNRIGATSIEDWNAAISVNLWGVIYGCETFVPRLRSNGHGGVINVASAASFGSAPRMAAYNVSKAGVLALSETLAAELSGTDVKVTVLCPTFVKTNIVNNPQIDEAAARLATNLMKWTGISPQHVARTTLNAHDRGQIYVVPQLDAKVLWQLKRALPGPFTRTLGLVERMASWNDSAE, from the coding sequence ATGAGATTGCTGCCATTCGGCGGCGCACCAGGCAGAACGCACCAAGCCGATGCAGTCGTTACGGGCGCAGGAAGCGGTATCGGCCGCGCATTCGCCGTGGAGCTTGCACGCCGACGTGGACGCGTGGTTTGTGCCGACAGAGATCCCATCACCGCCAAGGAGTCGGCCGAGTTGGTGAGGCAGGCTGGCGGCGAGGGCTTCGACATCGCATGCGACGTCACCGATCTTGCGCAGATCCGCAACCTCGCTGATGCGAGCGAAGACTGGTTCGGGAAGGCTGCGAGCCTCGTCATCAACAACGCCGGAATCGGTGCGGGCGGCAACCGCATCGGCGCGACGTCGATCGAGGACTGGAACGCGGCGATTTCTGTCAACCTCTGGGGCGTGATCTACGGCTGCGAGACTTTCGTGCCTCGGCTCCGGAGCAATGGGCATGGCGGAGTCATCAATGTGGCGTCCGCAGCGAGCTTCGGCTCGGCCCCTCGGATGGCGGCATACAACGTGAGCAAGGCCGGAGTGCTCGCTCTATCGGAGACACTGGCGGCCGAACTGAGCGGTACTGACGTCAAGGTCACAGTGCTTTGCCCCACCTTCGTGAAGACGAACATCGTCAATAATCCTCAAATCGACGAGGCGGCTGCACGACTCGCGACCAACCTGATGAAATGGACCGGCATTTCGCCACAGCACGTTGCTCGAACGACGTTGAACGCGCATGATCGCGGACAAATTTATGTAGTGCCCCAACTCGATGCCAAAGTCTTGTGGCAACTCAAGAGAGCCCTACCCGGTCCTTTTACACGCACGCTGGGCCTCGTGGAGCGCATGGCCTCATGGAACGATTCAGCCGAGTAG